The following are encoded together in the Dama dama isolate Ldn47 chromosome 27, ASM3311817v1, whole genome shotgun sequence genome:
- the MBD1 gene encoding methyl-CpG-binding domain protein 1 isoform X41 yields MAEDWLDCPALGPGWKRREVFRKSGATCGRSDTYYQSPAGDRIRSKVELTRYLGPACDLTLFDFKQGVLCHPSPKAHSLAITSRKRKKPSKPAKARKCQVGPQKSEVRKETPRDDTKADTDTVPASLPAPGCCENCGISFSGDGTRRQRLKTLCKDCRAQRIAFNREQRMFKRVGCGECTACQVKEDCGACSTCLLQLPRDVASGLFCKCERRRCLRIVERSRGCGVCRGCQTREDCGRCRVCLRPPRPGLRRQWKCVQRRCLRHLAHRLRRHHQRCQRRPPLAVAPPAGKHGRRRGGCDSKVVPRRRPPRAQSPPPPPPPQPPESPELHPRALAPSPPAEFIYYCVDEDELQPYTNRRQNRKCGACAACLRRMDCGHCDFCCDKPKFGGSNQKRQKCRWRQCLQFAMKRLLPSVWAESEDGALPPPAHPRRKRPCSTRRPHLGQTLKPPLATPTAQPDRAQTPVKEEAGSGFVLPPPGTDLVFLREGASSPVPVPGPASAATEARLQAVDPGLPSVKQEPPDPEEDKEDNKDDSTSDLAPEEEAGGAGTPVITEIFSLGGSRLRDTAVWLPRSKDLKKPGGRKQ; encoded by the exons ATGGCTGAGGACTGGCTGGACTGCCCAGCCCTGGGCCCCGGCTGGAAGCGCCGTGAGGTTTTTCGCAAGTCAGGTGCCACCTGCGGACGCTCAGACACCTACTACCAGAG CCCCGCAGGAGACAGGATCCGAAGCAAAGTTGAGCTGACCCGATACCTGGGCCCTGCATGTGATCTCACCCTCTTTGACTTCAAACAAGGCGTCCTCTGCCATCCATCCCCCAAG GCCCATTCCTTGGCCATCACCAGCAGGAAGCGGAAGAAGCCTTCGAAGCCAGCCAAGGCTCGGAAGTGTCAGGTTGGACCTCAGAAGAGTGAAGTCAGGAAGGAGACACCAAGGGATGACACCAAGGCTGACACTGACACAGTCCCAGCTTCACTTCCTGCACCTGG GTGCTGTGAGAACTGTGGAATCAGCTTTTCAGGAGATGGTACCCGAAGGCAGCGGCTCAAGACTTTATGCAAGGACTGCCGAG CACAGAGGATTGCTTTCAATCGGGAGCAGAGGATGTTTAAG CGTGTGGGCTGTGGGGAGTGCACGGCCTGCCAGGTGAAGGAAGACTGCGGGGCCTGCTCCACCTGCCTCCTGCAGCTGCCCCGCGATGTGGCCTCGGGACTGTTCTGCAAGTGTGAGCGAAGACGGTGCCTCCGAATTGTGGAAAGG AGCCGAGGGTGTGGCGTGTGCCGGGGCTGTCAGACCCGAGAGGACTGTGGCCGCTGTCGAGTCTGCCTTCGCCCTCCCCGCCCTGGGCTCCGGCGCCAGTGGAAGTGCGTCCAGCGGCGCTGCCTCCGG CACCTTGCCCACCGCCTCCGTCGCCACCATCAGCGATGTCAACGACGCCCTCCCCTCGCTGTGGCTCCCCCTGCT GGTAAACATGGCCGCCGCAGGGGAGGCTGCGACTCCAAGGTGGTGCCCCGGCGGCGTCCACCCCGAGCCCAGTCACcgcctccacctcctccaccgCAGCCTCCAGAGTCTCCAGAGCTG CACCCCAGAGCCCTGGCCCCCTCGCCACCTGCTGAATTCATCTATTACTGTGTAGACGAGGACGAGCTA CAGCCTTACACAAACCGTCGGCAGAACCGCAAGTGTGGGGCCTGTGCAGCCTGCCTGCGGCGGATGGACTGTGGCCACTGCGACTTCTGCTGTGACAAGCCCAAATTCGGGGGCAGCAACCAGAAGCGCCAGAAGTGCCGCTGGCGCCAGTGCCTGCAGTTTGCTATG AAGCGGCTCCTGCCAAGTGTCTGGGCAGAGTCCGAAGATGGGGCATTGCCGCCGCCAGCTCACCCTCGTCGAAAGAGGCCTTGCTCTACTCGAAGGCCCCATCTGGGTCAGACCCTGAAGCCTCCCTTGGCCACACCCACAGCTCAACCAGACCGAGCCCAGACTCCAGTGAAGGAGGAAGCGGGCAGCGGCTTTGTGCTGCCCCCACCTGGCACTGACCTTGTGTTCTTACGGGAGGGTGCGAGCAGCCCCGTGCCAGTGCCTGGCCCAGCCTCGGCTGCCACAGAAGCTCGGCTGCAG GCAGTAGACCCAGGCCTGCCATCAGTGAAGCAAGAGCCACCTGACCCTGAGGAGGACAAGGAGGACAACAAGGATGACTCCACCTCTGACTTGGCcccagaggaggaggcaggaggggctggCACACCCGTG ATCACGGAGATTTTCAGCCTGGGTGGATCCCGCCTCCGGGACACAGCAGTCTGGTTGCCAAG GTCCAAGGACCTTAAAAAACCTGGAGGTAGAAAGCAGTAG
- the MBD1 gene encoding methyl-CpG-binding domain protein 1 isoform X47 codes for MAEDWLDCPALGPGWKRREVFRKSGATCGRSDTYYQSPAGDRIRSKVELTRYLGPACDLTLFDFKQGVLCHPSPKAHSLAITSRKRKKPSKPAKARKCQVGPQKSEVRKETPRDDTKADTDTVPASLPAPGCCENCGISFSGDGTRRQRLKTLCKDCRAQRIAFNREQRMFKRVGCGECTACQVKEDCGACSTCLLQLPRDVASGLFCKCERRRCLRIVERSRGCGVCRGCQTREDCGRCRVCLRPPRPGLRRQWKCVQRRCLRHLAHRLRRHHQRCQRRPPLAVAPPAGKHGRRRGGCDSKVVPRRRPPRAQSPPPPPPPQPPESPELHPRALAPSPPAEFIYYCVDEDELQPYTNRRQNRKCGACAACLRRMDCGHCDFCCDKPKFGGSNQKRQKCRWRQCLQFAMKRLLPSVWAESEDGALPPPAHPRRKRPCSTRRPHLGQTLKPPLATPTAQPDRAQTPVKEEAGSGFVLPPPGTDLVFLREGASSPVPVPGPASAATEARLQEAQCPGLSWVVALPQVKQEKADAQEDWTPGSAILTSPVLLPGCPSKAVDPGLPSVKQEPPDPEEDKEDNKDDSTSDLAPEEEAGGAGTPVITEIFSLGGSRLRDTAVWLPRSKDLKKPGGRKQ; via the exons ATGGCTGAGGACTGGCTGGACTGCCCAGCCCTGGGCCCCGGCTGGAAGCGCCGTGAGGTTTTTCGCAAGTCAGGTGCCACCTGCGGACGCTCAGACACCTACTACCAGAG CCCCGCAGGAGACAGGATCCGAAGCAAAGTTGAGCTGACCCGATACCTGGGCCCTGCATGTGATCTCACCCTCTTTGACTTCAAACAAGGCGTCCTCTGCCATCCATCCCCCAAG GCCCATTCCTTGGCCATCACCAGCAGGAAGCGGAAGAAGCCTTCGAAGCCAGCCAAGGCTCGGAAGTGTCAGGTTGGACCTCAGAAGAGTGAAGTCAGGAAGGAGACACCAAGGGATGACACCAAGGCTGACACTGACACAGTCCCAGCTTCACTTCCTGCACCTGG GTGCTGTGAGAACTGTGGAATCAGCTTTTCAGGAGATGGTACCCGAAGGCAGCGGCTCAAGACTTTATGCAAGGACTGCCGAG CACAGAGGATTGCTTTCAATCGGGAGCAGAGGATGTTTAAG CGTGTGGGCTGTGGGGAGTGCACGGCCTGCCAGGTGAAGGAAGACTGCGGGGCCTGCTCCACCTGCCTCCTGCAGCTGCCCCGCGATGTGGCCTCGGGACTGTTCTGCAAGTGTGAGCGAAGACGGTGCCTCCGAATTGTGGAAAGG AGCCGAGGGTGTGGCGTGTGCCGGGGCTGTCAGACCCGAGAGGACTGTGGCCGCTGTCGAGTCTGCCTTCGCCCTCCCCGCCCTGGGCTCCGGCGCCAGTGGAAGTGCGTCCAGCGGCGCTGCCTCCGG CACCTTGCCCACCGCCTCCGTCGCCACCATCAGCGATGTCAACGACGCCCTCCCCTCGCTGTGGCTCCCCCTGCT GGTAAACATGGCCGCCGCAGGGGAGGCTGCGACTCCAAGGTGGTGCCCCGGCGGCGTCCACCCCGAGCCCAGTCACcgcctccacctcctccaccgCAGCCTCCAGAGTCTCCAGAGCTG CACCCCAGAGCCCTGGCCCCCTCGCCACCTGCTGAATTCATCTATTACTGTGTAGACGAGGACGAGCTA CAGCCTTACACAAACCGTCGGCAGAACCGCAAGTGTGGGGCCTGTGCAGCCTGCCTGCGGCGGATGGACTGTGGCCACTGCGACTTCTGCTGTGACAAGCCCAAATTCGGGGGCAGCAACCAGAAGCGCCAGAAGTGCCGCTGGCGCCAGTGCCTGCAGTTTGCTATG AAGCGGCTCCTGCCAAGTGTCTGGGCAGAGTCCGAAGATGGGGCATTGCCGCCGCCAGCTCACCCTCGTCGAAAGAGGCCTTGCTCTACTCGAAGGCCCCATCTGGGTCAGACCCTGAAGCCTCCCTTGGCCACACCCACAGCTCAACCAGACCGAGCCCAGACTCCAGTGAAGGAGGAAGCGGGCAGCGGCTTTGTGCTGCCCCCACCTGGCACTGACCTTGTGTTCTTACGGGAGGGTGCGAGCAGCCCCGTGCCAGTGCCTGGCCCAGCCTCGGCTGCCACAGAAGCTCGGCTGCAG GAGGCCCAGTGCCCTGGCCTGAGTTGGGTTGTGGCCTTACCCCAGGTGAAGCAAGAGAAGGCGGATGCCCAGGAAGACTGGACACCGGGCTCAGCCATCCTGACTTCTCCTGTATTGCTGCCCGGCTGCCCCAGCAAG GCAGTAGACCCAGGCCTGCCATCAGTGAAGCAAGAGCCACCTGACCCTGAGGAGGACAAGGAGGACAACAAGGATGACTCCACCTCTGACTTGGCcccagaggaggaggcaggaggggctggCACACCCGTG ATCACGGAGATTTTCAGCCTGGGTGGATCCCGCCTCCGGGACACAGCAGTCTGGTTGCCAAG GTCCAAGGACCTTAAAAAACCTGGAGGTAGAAAGCAGTAG
- the MBD1 gene encoding methyl-CpG-binding domain protein 1 isoform X38: MAEDWLDCPALGPGWKRREVFRKSGATCGRSDTYYQSPAGDRIRSKVELTRYLGPACDLTLFDFKQGVLCHPSPKAHSLAITSRKRKKPSKPAKARKCQVGPQKSEVRKETPRDDTKADTDTVPASLPAPGCCENCGISFSGDGTRRQRLKTLCKDCRAQRIAFNREQRMFKRVGCGECTACQVKEDCGACSTCLLQLPRDVASGLFCKCERRRCLRIVERSRGCGVCRGCQTREDCGRCRVCLRPPRPGLRRQWKCVQRRCLRGKHGRRRGGCDSKVVPRRRPPRAQSPPPPPPPQPPESPELHPRALAPSPPAEFIYYCVDEDELQPYTNRRQNRKCGACAACLRRMDCGHCDFCCDKPKFGGSNQKRQKCRWRQCLQFAMKRLLPSVWAESEDGALPPPAHPRRKRPCSTRRPHLGQTLKPPLATPTAQPDRAQTPVKEEAGSGFVLPPPGTDLVFLREGASSPVPVPGPASAATEARLQVKQEKADAQEDWTPGSAILTSPVLLPGCPSKAVDPGLPSVKQEPPDPEEDKEDNKDDSTSDLAPEEEAGGAGTPVITEIFSLGGSRLRDTAVWLPRSKDLKKPGGRKQ; this comes from the exons ATGGCTGAGGACTGGCTGGACTGCCCAGCCCTGGGCCCCGGCTGGAAGCGCCGTGAGGTTTTTCGCAAGTCAGGTGCCACCTGCGGACGCTCAGACACCTACTACCAGAG CCCCGCAGGAGACAGGATCCGAAGCAAAGTTGAGCTGACCCGATACCTGGGCCCTGCATGTGATCTCACCCTCTTTGACTTCAAACAAGGCGTCCTCTGCCATCCATCCCCCAAG GCCCATTCCTTGGCCATCACCAGCAGGAAGCGGAAGAAGCCTTCGAAGCCAGCCAAGGCTCGGAAGTGTCAGGTTGGACCTCAGAAGAGTGAAGTCAGGAAGGAGACACCAAGGGATGACACCAAGGCTGACACTGACACAGTCCCAGCTTCACTTCCTGCACCTGG GTGCTGTGAGAACTGTGGAATCAGCTTTTCAGGAGATGGTACCCGAAGGCAGCGGCTCAAGACTTTATGCAAGGACTGCCGAG CACAGAGGATTGCTTTCAATCGGGAGCAGAGGATGTTTAAG CGTGTGGGCTGTGGGGAGTGCACGGCCTGCCAGGTGAAGGAAGACTGCGGGGCCTGCTCCACCTGCCTCCTGCAGCTGCCCCGCGATGTGGCCTCGGGACTGTTCTGCAAGTGTGAGCGAAGACGGTGCCTCCGAATTGTGGAAAGG AGCCGAGGGTGTGGCGTGTGCCGGGGCTGTCAGACCCGAGAGGACTGTGGCCGCTGTCGAGTCTGCCTTCGCCCTCCCCGCCCTGGGCTCCGGCGCCAGTGGAAGTGCGTCCAGCGGCGCTGCCTCCGG GGTAAACATGGCCGCCGCAGGGGAGGCTGCGACTCCAAGGTGGTGCCCCGGCGGCGTCCACCCCGAGCCCAGTCACcgcctccacctcctccaccgCAGCCTCCAGAGTCTCCAGAGCTG CACCCCAGAGCCCTGGCCCCCTCGCCACCTGCTGAATTCATCTATTACTGTGTAGACGAGGACGAGCTA CAGCCTTACACAAACCGTCGGCAGAACCGCAAGTGTGGGGCCTGTGCAGCCTGCCTGCGGCGGATGGACTGTGGCCACTGCGACTTCTGCTGTGACAAGCCCAAATTCGGGGGCAGCAACCAGAAGCGCCAGAAGTGCCGCTGGCGCCAGTGCCTGCAGTTTGCTATG AAGCGGCTCCTGCCAAGTGTCTGGGCAGAGTCCGAAGATGGGGCATTGCCGCCGCCAGCTCACCCTCGTCGAAAGAGGCCTTGCTCTACTCGAAGGCCCCATCTGGGTCAGACCCTGAAGCCTCCCTTGGCCACACCCACAGCTCAACCAGACCGAGCCCAGACTCCAGTGAAGGAGGAAGCGGGCAGCGGCTTTGTGCTGCCCCCACCTGGCACTGACCTTGTGTTCTTACGGGAGGGTGCGAGCAGCCCCGTGCCAGTGCCTGGCCCAGCCTCGGCTGCCACAGAAGCTCGGCTGCAG GTGAAGCAAGAGAAGGCGGATGCCCAGGAAGACTGGACACCGGGCTCAGCCATCCTGACTTCTCCTGTATTGCTGCCCGGCTGCCCCAGCAAG GCAGTAGACCCAGGCCTGCCATCAGTGAAGCAAGAGCCACCTGACCCTGAGGAGGACAAGGAGGACAACAAGGATGACTCCACCTCTGACTTGGCcccagaggaggaggcaggaggggctggCACACCCGTG ATCACGGAGATTTTCAGCCTGGGTGGATCCCGCCTCCGGGACACAGCAGTCTGGTTGCCAAG GTCCAAGGACCTTAAAAAACCTGGAGGTAGAAAGCAGTAG
- the MBD1 gene encoding methyl-CpG-binding domain protein 1 isoform X24 — protein sequence MAEDWLDCPALGPGWKRREVFRKSGATCGRSDTYYQSPAGDRIRSKVELTRYLGPACDLTLFDFKQGVLCHPSPKAHSLAITSRKRKKPSKPAKARKCQVGPQKSEVRKETPRDDTKADTDTVPASLPAPGCCENCGISFSGDGTRRQRLKTLCKDCRAQRIAFNREQRMFKRVGCGECTACQVKEDCGACSTCLLQLPRDVASGLFCKCERRRCLRIVERSRGCGVCRGCQTREDCGRCRVCLRPPRPGLRRQWKCVQRRCLRHLAHRLRRHHQRCQRRPPLAVAPPAGKHGRRRGGCDSKVVPRRRPPRAQSPPPPPPPQPPESPELHPRALAPSPPAEFIYYCVDEDELPYTNRRQNRKCGACAACLRRMDCGHCDFCCDKPKFGGSNQKRQKCRWRQCLQFAMKRLLPSVWAESEDGALPPPAHPRRKRPCSTRRPHLGQTLKPPLATPTAQPDRAQTPVKEEAGSGFVLPPPGTDLVFLREGASSPVPVPGPASAATEARLQEAQCPGLSWVVALPQVKQEKADAQEDWTPGSAILTSPVLLPGCPSKAVDPGLPSVKQEPPDPEEDKEDNKDDSTSDLAPEEEAGGAGTPVITEIFSLGGSRLRDTAVWLPRSKDLKKPGGRKQ from the exons ATGGCTGAGGACTGGCTGGACTGCCCAGCCCTGGGCCCCGGCTGGAAGCGCCGTGAGGTTTTTCGCAAGTCAGGTGCCACCTGCGGACGCTCAGACACCTACTACCAGAG CCCCGCAGGAGACAGGATCCGAAGCAAAGTTGAGCTGACCCGATACCTGGGCCCTGCATGTGATCTCACCCTCTTTGACTTCAAACAAGGCGTCCTCTGCCATCCATCCCCCAAG GCCCATTCCTTGGCCATCACCAGCAGGAAGCGGAAGAAGCCTTCGAAGCCAGCCAAGGCTCGGAAGTGTCAGGTTGGACCTCAGAAGAGTGAAGTCAGGAAGGAGACACCAAGGGATGACACCAAGGCTGACACTGACACAGTCCCAGCTTCACTTCCTGCACCTGG GTGCTGTGAGAACTGTGGAATCAGCTTTTCAGGAGATGGTACCCGAAGGCAGCGGCTCAAGACTTTATGCAAGGACTGCCGAG CACAGAGGATTGCTTTCAATCGGGAGCAGAGGATGTTTAAG CGTGTGGGCTGTGGGGAGTGCACGGCCTGCCAGGTGAAGGAAGACTGCGGGGCCTGCTCCACCTGCCTCCTGCAGCTGCCCCGCGATGTGGCCTCGGGACTGTTCTGCAAGTGTGAGCGAAGACGGTGCCTCCGAATTGTGGAAAGG AGCCGAGGGTGTGGCGTGTGCCGGGGCTGTCAGACCCGAGAGGACTGTGGCCGCTGTCGAGTCTGCCTTCGCCCTCCCCGCCCTGGGCTCCGGCGCCAGTGGAAGTGCGTCCAGCGGCGCTGCCTCCGG CACCTTGCCCACCGCCTCCGTCGCCACCATCAGCGATGTCAACGACGCCCTCCCCTCGCTGTGGCTCCCCCTGCT GGTAAACATGGCCGCCGCAGGGGAGGCTGCGACTCCAAGGTGGTGCCCCGGCGGCGTCCACCCCGAGCCCAGTCACcgcctccacctcctccaccgCAGCCTCCAGAGTCTCCAGAGCTG CACCCCAGAGCCCTGGCCCCCTCGCCACCTGCTGAATTCATCTATTACTGTGTAGACGAGGACGAGCTA CCTTACACAAACCGTCGGCAGAACCGCAAGTGTGGGGCCTGTGCAGCCTGCCTGCGGCGGATGGACTGTGGCCACTGCGACTTCTGCTGTGACAAGCCCAAATTCGGGGGCAGCAACCAGAAGCGCCAGAAGTGCCGCTGGCGCCAGTGCCTGCAGTTTGCTATG AAGCGGCTCCTGCCAAGTGTCTGGGCAGAGTCCGAAGATGGGGCATTGCCGCCGCCAGCTCACCCTCGTCGAAAGAGGCCTTGCTCTACTCGAAGGCCCCATCTGGGTCAGACCCTGAAGCCTCCCTTGGCCACACCCACAGCTCAACCAGACCGAGCCCAGACTCCAGTGAAGGAGGAAGCGGGCAGCGGCTTTGTGCTGCCCCCACCTGGCACTGACCTTGTGTTCTTACGGGAGGGTGCGAGCAGCCCCGTGCCAGTGCCTGGCCCAGCCTCGGCTGCCACAGAAGCTCGGCTGCAG GAGGCCCAGTGCCCTGGCCTGAGTTGGGTTGTGGCCTTACCCCAGGTGAAGCAAGAGAAGGCGGATGCCCAGGAAGACTGGACACCGGGCTCAGCCATCCTGACTTCTCCTGTATTGCTGCCCGGCTGCCCCAGCAAG GCAGTAGACCCAGGCCTGCCATCAGTGAAGCAAGAGCCACCTGACCCTGAGGAGGACAAGGAGGACAACAAGGATGACTCCACCTCTGACTTGGCcccagaggaggaggcaggaggggctggCACACCCGTG ATCACGGAGATTTTCAGCCTGGGTGGATCCCGCCTCCGGGACACAGCAGTCTGGTTGCCAAG GTCCAAGGACCTTAAAAAACCTGGAGGTAGAAAGCAGTAG
- the MBD1 gene encoding methyl-CpG-binding domain protein 1 isoform X33, producing the protein MAEDWLDCPALGPGWKRREVFRKSGATCGRSDTYYQSPAGDRIRSKVELTRYLGPACDLTLFDFKQGVLCHPSPKAHSLAITSRKRKKPSKPAKARKCQVGPQKSEVRKETPRDDTKADTDTVPASLPAPGCCENCGISFSGDGTRRQRLKTLCKDCRAQRIAFNREQRMFKRVGCGECTACQVKEDCGACSTCLLQLPRDVASGLFCKCERRRCLRIVERSRGCGVCRGCQTREDCGRCRVCLRPPRPGLRRQWKCVQRRCLRGKHGRRRGGCDSKVVPRRRPPRAQSPPPPPPPQPPESPELHPRALAPSPPAEFIYYCVDEDELQPYTNRRQNRKCGACAACLRRMDCGHCDFCCDKPKFGGSNQKRQKCRWRQCLQFAMKRLLPSVWAESEDGALPPPAHPRRKRPCSTRRPHLGQTLKPPLATPTAQPDRAQTPVKEEAGSGFVLPPPGTDLVFLREGASSPVPVPGPASAATEARLQEAQCPGLSWVVALPQVKQEKADAQEDWTPGSAILTSPVLLPGCPSKAVDPGLPSVKQEPPDPEEDKEDNKDDSTSDLAPEEEAGGAGTPVITEIFSLGGSRLRDTAVWLPRSKDLKKPGGRKQ; encoded by the exons ATGGCTGAGGACTGGCTGGACTGCCCAGCCCTGGGCCCCGGCTGGAAGCGCCGTGAGGTTTTTCGCAAGTCAGGTGCCACCTGCGGACGCTCAGACACCTACTACCAGAG CCCCGCAGGAGACAGGATCCGAAGCAAAGTTGAGCTGACCCGATACCTGGGCCCTGCATGTGATCTCACCCTCTTTGACTTCAAACAAGGCGTCCTCTGCCATCCATCCCCCAAG GCCCATTCCTTGGCCATCACCAGCAGGAAGCGGAAGAAGCCTTCGAAGCCAGCCAAGGCTCGGAAGTGTCAGGTTGGACCTCAGAAGAGTGAAGTCAGGAAGGAGACACCAAGGGATGACACCAAGGCTGACACTGACACAGTCCCAGCTTCACTTCCTGCACCTGG GTGCTGTGAGAACTGTGGAATCAGCTTTTCAGGAGATGGTACCCGAAGGCAGCGGCTCAAGACTTTATGCAAGGACTGCCGAG CACAGAGGATTGCTTTCAATCGGGAGCAGAGGATGTTTAAG CGTGTGGGCTGTGGGGAGTGCACGGCCTGCCAGGTGAAGGAAGACTGCGGGGCCTGCTCCACCTGCCTCCTGCAGCTGCCCCGCGATGTGGCCTCGGGACTGTTCTGCAAGTGTGAGCGAAGACGGTGCCTCCGAATTGTGGAAAGG AGCCGAGGGTGTGGCGTGTGCCGGGGCTGTCAGACCCGAGAGGACTGTGGCCGCTGTCGAGTCTGCCTTCGCCCTCCCCGCCCTGGGCTCCGGCGCCAGTGGAAGTGCGTCCAGCGGCGCTGCCTCCGG GGTAAACATGGCCGCCGCAGGGGAGGCTGCGACTCCAAGGTGGTGCCCCGGCGGCGTCCACCCCGAGCCCAGTCACcgcctccacctcctccaccgCAGCCTCCAGAGTCTCCAGAGCTG CACCCCAGAGCCCTGGCCCCCTCGCCACCTGCTGAATTCATCTATTACTGTGTAGACGAGGACGAGCTA CAGCCTTACACAAACCGTCGGCAGAACCGCAAGTGTGGGGCCTGTGCAGCCTGCCTGCGGCGGATGGACTGTGGCCACTGCGACTTCTGCTGTGACAAGCCCAAATTCGGGGGCAGCAACCAGAAGCGCCAGAAGTGCCGCTGGCGCCAGTGCCTGCAGTTTGCTATG AAGCGGCTCCTGCCAAGTGTCTGGGCAGAGTCCGAAGATGGGGCATTGCCGCCGCCAGCTCACCCTCGTCGAAAGAGGCCTTGCTCTACTCGAAGGCCCCATCTGGGTCAGACCCTGAAGCCTCCCTTGGCCACACCCACAGCTCAACCAGACCGAGCCCAGACTCCAGTGAAGGAGGAAGCGGGCAGCGGCTTTGTGCTGCCCCCACCTGGCACTGACCTTGTGTTCTTACGGGAGGGTGCGAGCAGCCCCGTGCCAGTGCCTGGCCCAGCCTCGGCTGCCACAGAAGCTCGGCTGCAG GAGGCCCAGTGCCCTGGCCTGAGTTGGGTTGTGGCCTTACCCCAGGTGAAGCAAGAGAAGGCGGATGCCCAGGAAGACTGGACACCGGGCTCAGCCATCCTGACTTCTCCTGTATTGCTGCCCGGCTGCCCCAGCAAG GCAGTAGACCCAGGCCTGCCATCAGTGAAGCAAGAGCCACCTGACCCTGAGGAGGACAAGGAGGACAACAAGGATGACTCCACCTCTGACTTGGCcccagaggaggaggcaggaggggctggCACACCCGTG ATCACGGAGATTTTCAGCCTGGGTGGATCCCGCCTCCGGGACACAGCAGTCTGGTTGCCAAG GTCCAAGGACCTTAAAAAACCTGGAGGTAGAAAGCAGTAG
- the MBD1 gene encoding methyl-CpG-binding domain protein 1 isoform X43 gives MAEDWLDCPALGPGWKRREVFRKSGATCGRSDTYYQSPAGDRIRSKVELTRYLGPACDLTLFDFKQGVLCHPSPKAHSLAITSRKRKKPSKPAKARKCQVGPQKSEVRKETPRDDTKADTDTVPASLPAPGCCENCGISFSGDGTRRQRLKTLCKDCRAQRIAFNREQRMFKRVGCGECTACQVKEDCGACSTCLLQLPRDVASGLFCKCERRRCLRIVERSRGCGVCRGCQTREDCGRCRVCLRPPRPGLRRQWKCVQRRCLRGKHGRRRGGCDSKVVPRRRPPRAQSPPPPPPPQPPESPELPYTNRRQNRKCGACAACLRRMDCGHCDFCCDKPKFGGSNQKRQKCRWRQCLQFAMKRLLPSVWAESEDGALPPPAHPRRKRPCSTRRPHLGQTLKPPLATPTAQPDRAQTPVKEEAGSGFVLPPPGTDLVFLREGASSPVPVPGPASAATEARLQEAQCPGLSWVVALPQVKQEKADAQEDWTPGSAILTSPVLLPGCPSKAVDPGLPSVKQEPPDPEEDKEDNKDDSTSDLAPEEEAGGAGTPVITEIFSLGGSRLRDTAVWLPRSKDLKKPGGRKQ, from the exons ATGGCTGAGGACTGGCTGGACTGCCCAGCCCTGGGCCCCGGCTGGAAGCGCCGTGAGGTTTTTCGCAAGTCAGGTGCCACCTGCGGACGCTCAGACACCTACTACCAGAG CCCCGCAGGAGACAGGATCCGAAGCAAAGTTGAGCTGACCCGATACCTGGGCCCTGCATGTGATCTCACCCTCTTTGACTTCAAACAAGGCGTCCTCTGCCATCCATCCCCCAAG GCCCATTCCTTGGCCATCACCAGCAGGAAGCGGAAGAAGCCTTCGAAGCCAGCCAAGGCTCGGAAGTGTCAGGTTGGACCTCAGAAGAGTGAAGTCAGGAAGGAGACACCAAGGGATGACACCAAGGCTGACACTGACACAGTCCCAGCTTCACTTCCTGCACCTGG GTGCTGTGAGAACTGTGGAATCAGCTTTTCAGGAGATGGTACCCGAAGGCAGCGGCTCAAGACTTTATGCAAGGACTGCCGAG CACAGAGGATTGCTTTCAATCGGGAGCAGAGGATGTTTAAG CGTGTGGGCTGTGGGGAGTGCACGGCCTGCCAGGTGAAGGAAGACTGCGGGGCCTGCTCCACCTGCCTCCTGCAGCTGCCCCGCGATGTGGCCTCGGGACTGTTCTGCAAGTGTGAGCGAAGACGGTGCCTCCGAATTGTGGAAAGG AGCCGAGGGTGTGGCGTGTGCCGGGGCTGTCAGACCCGAGAGGACTGTGGCCGCTGTCGAGTCTGCCTTCGCCCTCCCCGCCCTGGGCTCCGGCGCCAGTGGAAGTGCGTCCAGCGGCGCTGCCTCCGG GGTAAACATGGCCGCCGCAGGGGAGGCTGCGACTCCAAGGTGGTGCCCCGGCGGCGTCCACCCCGAGCCCAGTCACcgcctccacctcctccaccgCAGCCTCCAGAGTCTCCAGAGCTG CCTTACACAAACCGTCGGCAGAACCGCAAGTGTGGGGCCTGTGCAGCCTGCCTGCGGCGGATGGACTGTGGCCACTGCGACTTCTGCTGTGACAAGCCCAAATTCGGGGGCAGCAACCAGAAGCGCCAGAAGTGCCGCTGGCGCCAGTGCCTGCAGTTTGCTATG AAGCGGCTCCTGCCAAGTGTCTGGGCAGAGTCCGAAGATGGGGCATTGCCGCCGCCAGCTCACCCTCGTCGAAAGAGGCCTTGCTCTACTCGAAGGCCCCATCTGGGTCAGACCCTGAAGCCTCCCTTGGCCACACCCACAGCTCAACCAGACCGAGCCCAGACTCCAGTGAAGGAGGAAGCGGGCAGCGGCTTTGTGCTGCCCCCACCTGGCACTGACCTTGTGTTCTTACGGGAGGGTGCGAGCAGCCCCGTGCCAGTGCCTGGCCCAGCCTCGGCTGCCACAGAAGCTCGGCTGCAG GAGGCCCAGTGCCCTGGCCTGAGTTGGGTTGTGGCCTTACCCCAGGTGAAGCAAGAGAAGGCGGATGCCCAGGAAGACTGGACACCGGGCTCAGCCATCCTGACTTCTCCTGTATTGCTGCCCGGCTGCCCCAGCAAG GCAGTAGACCCAGGCCTGCCATCAGTGAAGCAAGAGCCACCTGACCCTGAGGAGGACAAGGAGGACAACAAGGATGACTCCACCTCTGACTTGGCcccagaggaggaggcaggaggggctggCACACCCGTG ATCACGGAGATTTTCAGCCTGGGTGGATCCCGCCTCCGGGACACAGCAGTCTGGTTGCCAAG GTCCAAGGACCTTAAAAAACCTGGAGGTAGAAAGCAGTAG